From the genome of Lineus longissimus chromosome 8, tnLinLong1.2, whole genome shotgun sequence, one region includes:
- the LOC135492456 gene encoding polycystin-2-like produces MLCFTLVMTCILRLPSEADDKSVEDEFLLTDVADGESNVEIPPVPNLPEKLDNCHETDAERKVRQAKDKKLFTIARQTGVQFLYLVLLMIICSSNRGSNFYHQNKAFKNAFGPRGEAFVNGHADFGYVYNWLKTAAIPMLYTDTYYNGKAMDAHDRLFMNTIDGPARLRQKRVKEVFCVWENIIRKCVYEYDQGEAEEGDFLTYWRHPIQRPVAKSPFLHTPAHKNDITFPGTFSTYNGGGYVAEFGDSSKTAQLILDQLNETNWLDRLTRAVFLEATIYNANVNLFSCLRISFEMPVIGGIYSSKTVESFRPYPYLDNWDLVLLILQILWVLVLFYLVYVEVNLVRAFGRQYVQDAWSYVQVLNILTSFSSAILYVIRVAFVIGAIEDVKNNVGEYVSFDKMLQIDEAYTSSLAIISFICIMQVLKPLTLNYFFALLKNIMKRSAHTILSAFIFLFFMWMAFGASAYVVLVHTTAASFRTLPRSLWTLVRLTIGIIKFPEAMGEETTVKRVLFVSFMVVCYIVLFNLIVTIYLEMYTAIRELKTLEGFDYELNEHFWKRIYMLRDAFLKKEESSWSCESNKNGISMLVRSSWWIWEFDDLSCERDEAHLAP; encoded by the exons ATGCTCTGTTTCACCCTCGTTATGACTTGTATTCTACGGTTGCCTTCCGAAGCCGACGATAAGTCTGTTGAGGACGAATTCTTACTGACGGATGTCGCCGATGGCGAAAGTAACGTAGAGA TTCCACCCGTGCCAAACCTGCCAGAAAAACTTGACAACTGCCACGAGACCGACGCAGAGCGGAAAGTACGACAGGCGAAAGATAAGAAGTTGTTTACAATAGCCCGCCAGACAGGGGTCCAGTTTCTGTACTTGGTTCTCCTGATGATTATCTGTAGCAGCAACAGAGGGAGTAATTTTTACCACCAAAACAAGGCGTTCAAGAATGCATTTGGACCACGG GGCGAAGCTTTCGTCAATGGCCATGCAGACTTTGGGTATGTTTATAACTGGCTGAAGACTGCAGCAATACCCATGTTGTATACGGATACATATTACAATGGCAAGGCGATGGACGCGCATGATCGTTTGTTTATGAATACCATAGATGGCCCTGCAAGACTGAGGCAGAAAAGGGTTAAGGAGG TCTTTTGTGTATGGGAGAACATCATCAGGAAGTGTGTCTACGAGTATGACCAGGGCGAAGCAGAAGAGGGTGACTTCCTAACATACTGGAGACACCCAATCCAACGCCCGGTCGCAAAGTCACCATTCCTCCACACCCCTGCTCACAAAAACGACATCACATTCCCCGGAACATTCTCAACCTACAACGGCGGGGGATACGTAGCAGAATTCGGCGACAGTTCAAAAACTGCCCAACTCATCCTGGACCAGTTAAACGAAACGAACTGGCTGGACCGGCTAACCAGGGCAGTGTTTCTCGAAGCGACGATCTACAACGCCAATGTCAACTTGTTTTCATGTTTGAGGATATCGTTTGAGATGCCCGTCATTGGTGGCATATATAGCTCAAAGACTGTTGAAAGTTTCAGGCCATACCCGTACCTGGACAATTGGGACCTGGTTCTCCTCATCCTGCAGATATTATGGGTGCTGGTCCTCTTCTATTTAGTGTATGTGGAGGTTAACCTGGTGAGAGCCTTCGGAAGGCAATACGTGCAAGACGCGTGGTCGTACGTTCAGGTCTTGAACATACTGACGTCCTTTTCATCAGCAATCCTGTACGTCATACGGGTTGCCTTCGTCATCGGAGCGATTGAAGACGTCAAGAACAACGTGGGAGAATACGTCTCCTTCGACAAGATGCTACAGATTGATGAAGCATACACATCATCCTTAGCCATCATCTCATTCATCTGCATCATGCAAGTCCTCAAGCCACTCACACTGAACTATTTCTTCGCACTGctcaaaaatatcatgaaaagatCCGCTCACACCATACTTTCCGCCTTCATTTTCTTGTTCTTTATGTGGATGGCTTTCGGGGCGAGCGCCTATGTCGTTCTTGTCCACACCACTGCCGCAAGTTTCCGGACATTACCGCGCTCGCTCTGGACTCTCGTTCGCCTGACCATAGGAATTATAAAATTCCCAGAGGCAATGGGGGAAGAGACGACCGTCAAACGTGTTTTATTCGTGTCATTCATGGTTGTATGCTACATCGTTCTTTTCAACCTGATTGTGACGATCTACTTGGAGATGTACACAGCAATACGAGAGTTGAAAACCTTGGAGGGGTTCGACTACGAGCTGAATGAACACTTTTGGAAGCGGATCTACATGTTGCGTGATGCCTTTTTGAAGAAAGAGGAATCGTCATGGTCTTGTGAAAGCAATAAAAATGGTATCAGTATGCTCGTACGCTCTAGTTGGTGGATATGGGAATTTGATGATTTATCTTGCGAAAGAGATGAGGCGCATTTGGCGCCTTGA
- the LOC135492457 gene encoding uncharacterized protein LOC135492457, protein MTNCFVITGAADKTASDESLRRRKEQLHKMANMMNTTLYDAFTKYDKEIEVLKNEVKNVRRVSDHTGEKLQASKDTIGETKQTLADIQERIYAALAKQSERLSFRERWEWRAENRDNDQVHVEMENENEKKRVQNGLNHTRQGFAC, encoded by the exons ATGACAAATTGTTTCGTTATCACAGGTGCTGCTGACAAGACTGCCTCGGATGAATCTTTGCGGCGGAGGAAAGAACAGCTACATAAAATGGCCAACATG ATGAACACAACGTTATATGACGCCTTCACAAAATACGATAAAGAGATAGAAGTCTTGAAAAACGAGGTAAAAAATGTTAGGAGGGTCTCGGATCACACAGGCGAGAAACTGCAAGCGTCTAAGGATACCATCGGGGAGACGAAACAGACACTTGCAGACATCCAGGAGAGGATCTATGCGGCATTGGCAAAGCAGTCCGAAAGACTCAGCTTCAGGGAGCGCTGGGAGTGGAGGGCTGAAAACAG AGACAATGACCAAGTACACGTGGAAatggaaaatgaaaatgaaaagaaacgCGTTCAAAATGGCCTGAATCACACTCGTCAAGGCTTTGCCTGTTAA